The following are encoded together in the Kribbella sp. CA-293567 genome:
- a CDS encoding bifunctional SulP family inorganic anion transporter/carbonic anhydrase: MPSISPNHSPPTPEPAQPGNSWRTVVRHDVPASLVVFLIAIPLSLGIAAASGAPLIAGLVAAVVGGIVAGALGGSPLQVSGPAAGLTVVVAGLATQFGWAATAGITCAAGLLQILLGVTRIGRLALSLSPAVVHGMLAGIGVTIAVQQLHVVLGGQAQSSLIANLAGLPEQLMAHHPWSVLVGILTVVILLVWPRLPRVRIVPAPLVAVVAVTALAAAFMVDVTRVSLPDEPLKELIPPTLPGGGALAVATAVLTVALVASVESLLSAVAVDKLHRGKRSNLDRELIGQGAANAISGALGGMPVTGVIVRSSTNVAAGARSRASAILHGVWIAVFVLAAGAMLELIPMAALAGVLLVTGLRLVQLAHIRTLKRHDELIVYVVTAAGVAVLGLAEGVLAGLVLALARVLYRLAKATVTVTEENGEWIVRIRGTLVFLGVASLVRSLRTIPAGAPVRVDLRVNHLDHAAYEAIEDWRRGHLARGGSVVLNRSAFRAALRDDTERRIIPWQQGQVVPEVDQRAAMLDGIREFEASADPIRPMMARLAADGQQPTQLFITCADSRIVPNMITTTGPGDQFCVRNVGNLVPPYGSNSNSVDAAVEYAVEVLGVASIVVCGHSHCGAAGAALDEADLDQSLQNGSGLKSWLKHLEVSVRRSAAMPDIVDPVTGIKLSPADKLSVTNVAVQLENLRSFACVREAEEAGRLELVGLYFDIGAAAARLVLGREPYLIRADEELAATAPPPSDH, translated from the coding sequence GTGCCGAGCATCTCTCCCAACCATTCACCTCCCACGCCGGAGCCTGCCCAGCCAGGCAACTCGTGGAGGACAGTCGTTCGCCATGACGTACCGGCCTCGCTGGTCGTCTTCCTGATCGCGATCCCTTTGTCACTGGGGATCGCAGCCGCATCCGGAGCCCCGCTGATCGCGGGACTCGTCGCCGCCGTCGTCGGCGGCATCGTCGCCGGCGCACTCGGCGGCTCCCCCTTGCAGGTCAGCGGCCCGGCCGCCGGCCTCACGGTCGTCGTGGCCGGTCTGGCCACGCAGTTCGGCTGGGCCGCGACCGCGGGAATCACCTGCGCCGCCGGCCTTCTGCAGATCCTGCTGGGCGTCACCCGCATCGGCAGGCTCGCCCTCTCCCTCTCCCCCGCCGTGGTGCACGGCATGCTGGCCGGGATCGGCGTCACCATCGCCGTCCAGCAGCTGCACGTGGTGCTCGGCGGGCAGGCCCAGAGTTCCCTGATCGCCAACCTGGCAGGGCTTCCAGAGCAACTGATGGCCCACCACCCGTGGTCCGTGCTGGTCGGCATCCTCACCGTGGTGATCCTGCTCGTCTGGCCGCGGTTGCCGCGGGTCAGGATCGTTCCCGCGCCGCTGGTGGCCGTGGTCGCCGTCACCGCGCTGGCCGCCGCGTTCATGGTCGACGTCACCCGGGTCAGCCTGCCGGACGAGCCCCTGAAAGAGCTGATCCCACCGACCCTGCCCGGTGGCGGCGCGCTCGCAGTCGCGACGGCCGTCCTCACCGTCGCGCTCGTCGCCAGTGTCGAGTCGCTGCTCTCGGCCGTTGCCGTGGACAAGCTTCATCGCGGCAAACGGAGCAACCTCGACCGTGAGCTGATCGGCCAGGGCGCCGCCAACGCGATCTCCGGCGCCCTGGGCGGGATGCCTGTCACCGGTGTGATCGTGCGGAGTTCGACCAACGTCGCGGCGGGTGCCAGAAGCCGCGCCTCGGCGATCCTGCACGGGGTCTGGATCGCGGTCTTCGTGCTCGCCGCGGGCGCGATGCTCGAGCTGATCCCGATGGCGGCGCTGGCCGGCGTCCTGCTGGTCACCGGCCTGCGGCTGGTCCAGCTGGCGCATATCCGCACCCTGAAACGCCACGACGAACTCATCGTGTACGTCGTCACCGCGGCCGGCGTCGCCGTGCTCGGACTGGCCGAAGGGGTGCTCGCCGGGCTGGTCCTCGCGCTCGCCCGGGTGCTCTACCGGTTGGCCAAGGCAACAGTCACGGTGACCGAGGAGAACGGTGAGTGGATCGTCCGGATCCGCGGCACGCTGGTCTTCCTCGGAGTGGCGTCGCTGGTCCGCTCGCTGCGCACGATCCCGGCCGGGGCACCGGTGCGGGTCGACCTCCGGGTCAACCACCTGGACCACGCGGCGTACGAGGCGATCGAGGACTGGCGGCGTGGGCACCTCGCCCGCGGTGGTTCGGTGGTGCTGAACCGGTCGGCCTTCCGGGCCGCGCTGCGGGACGACACCGAACGCCGGATCATCCCCTGGCAGCAAGGCCAGGTGGTGCCGGAGGTCGACCAGCGCGCCGCGATGCTGGACGGCATCCGCGAGTTCGAGGCGTCGGCCGATCCGATCCGGCCGATGATGGCGCGGCTCGCGGCCGACGGGCAGCAGCCGACGCAACTGTTCATCACCTGCGCCGACTCGCGGATCGTGCCGAACATGATCACCACCACCGGCCCGGGCGACCAGTTCTGTGTCCGCAACGTGGGCAACCTCGTTCCGCCGTACGGGTCTAACAGCAACTCCGTCGACGCCGCCGTCGAGTACGCGGTCGAGGTCCTGGGCGTCGCGTCGATCGTGGTCTGCGGTCACTCACACTGTGGCGCGGCCGGGGCGGCGCTGGACGAAGCCGACCTGGACCAGTCGCTCCAGAACGGGTCCGGCCTCAAGAGCTGGCTGAAGCATCTCGAGGTGTCGGTCCGCAGGTCGGCCGCGATGCCCGACATCGTCGACCCGGTGACGGGCATCAAGCTTTCACCGGCCGACAAGCTGTCCGTCACGAACGTGGCGGTCCAGCTGGAGAATCTGCGCAGCTTCGCCTGCGTCCGCGAAGCCGAAGAAGCCGGCCGGCTGGAACTCGTCGGTCTGTACTTCGACATCGGCGCCGCCGCCGCCAGGCTGGTACTGGGTCGTGAGCCCTATCTGATCCGTGCCGACGAGGAGCTGGCGGCCACCGCGCCTCCTCCGTCCGACCACTGA